The Mannheimia pernigra sequence ATTTGGCACAACTAATCCCATATTTTTAAAGCCAATTAAAGCAATAAATAAGCCGATACCTGCACCAATTCCTACTCGCAAACCAAGCGGAATCGCAGACATAAACCAGTAGCGAACTTGCAATACAGTTAATAGGAATAAGCCCACAGAGCCTAAGAAAATAGCCCCCATACCAACTTGCCAAGAATAACCAAGCTTTTGCACAACAACGAAAGCAAAAAAGGCGTTTAACCCCATTGCGGGTGCCAGTGCAATTGGCAAGTTGCTAAACAACCCCATAGCAATAGTACCAAATGCAGCAATTAAGCAGGTTGTTACGAATACCACTTGGGTATCCATTCCTGCCACGCCTAAAATAGATGGATTAACGAAAACAATGTAAACCATTGTGAAAAAGGTAGTAATACCTGCAATAATTTCGGTTTTAGCATTACTGCCTTTTGCATTAAGCTGAAATAATTTTTCTAACATAAGACCTTCGGAACTTAATATAAAGTTGAGTTGAGAAATGACAACGCCCGAGCAATCGGTTGCTCGGGCGTTGTCAATTTTTATCACGGAATGAATGCTTTGGCAAGCAATTAATACTCTAAAACTAATTTTAATAGTTCAATAGATAAAAATGCGAGGCTGAAACGCTGCTCATCAGCCACCGACCAAAACTGAATTTCTTGTTCTGATTTCGCTAATAACTGGCTAATTTCCAACGCATTTCGCTCTTCATTTTCGCCGTATTCTACCGCAGTCATAACCGAATTTTCATTAAAATGAATCCAATCTGCCGCTTTCCATTCAGCACTTATATTTTCTGCATCCAATTGATATTCAGATTGTATTGACACCATTTGTGATACGCCATAAAAGACTGGCACTTGAACACAATGGAAGGTGGTACAAGCGGTCAAATTTGGTAACACTTTTGCAAGTTGTAACTCAAAGGCTTTAGAAAACGGTAGATTTTTTTCCTCTCCTTGCACATTAGCTGGCACAACATCAAAAGCAATACGCTCTGCATTTTCGCCAAAGGGAATACCATTTAATAACCGAGCTGTTTGCCCAGCTAACTCTTTGACTTTCTCATCGCCAAAATACGCTGCAGGCAACAAAGAGGTCACAAATACTCGATTTAACGGCTGAGCAAGTAACGGCTTTAACGCTAATGCAAGTTGAGAAACTTGTGGATTAGCAAGGGCGATAATATTTCTTTCACGCAAATTTACTACATTTTCATCATTTACACTCGGCACAACAACAGGCACATCACTAATTAATGCCGTAATACCGTACAAATCTAAAATCACACAGCCTGCTTTAACAGCTTCCGCCAACACCTCCGCTTGAGCCATTTTGCCAGCAAATAAAATATGGGTAAATTCTGCCCAGTTCACCTCATCTAACGCATATTGTGCGATTGCTTTTGCCCCTAAACGTAAATTCTGCTCTTCACCAAACGGCTCTAACTCCACCGCTGAAATTTTCTCAATCGCGACATTTTTATGCTCTAACGCCTCCAATAATTTCTCGGCAAGAGTGAAATCGCTGGCAATGGCTAAATGAATATTTGACATTTTCTTTCCTTTTACATCTATTTTATGGGCATTATATGCTAATTTAAGGAAGGATAAAATAATCACCGCCTATTCTAGCTTAATCCCCAAAAAATGAAATTACTCGTCATAAAATCTACAAGCGGTCAGATTTTTGATAAGTTTTGCAAATTTTTTCCGAAAAAACACCGCTTGTTTTCCAATTGATTTACTTTTCAAGTGTTTGGATTTTTGATATAGTTCGTACTTTTGAGAAGTAGCTTCTCATTCTCATCAAATGGAAGCTAAAAGCCTGATATATAAAGAAATGGCAAAACAAGATTCAGATTGTATCACATTAGATCTGTTTGCGACTGTACCAAAAATTGGGCGTCCTCGCACTAATCCTCTAGACAGAGAACAACAAATTCGAATCAATAAACGTAACCAGCTAAAACGAGATAAATCTTCGGGCTTAAAACGAGTTGAATTAAAATTGCATTCGGATTTAGTCAAATTTTTAGAGGAGCAGGCGGCTAAACAAGGGGTTTCACGCGGGCAGTTAATTGAAATAATTCTAAATAATTATATCAAAAATAGGTAATAGAAATGGCAGTTGTAGGTTTATTTTACGGTAGCGATACTGGCAATACAGAAAATATTTCTAAAATGATTCAGAAAAATTTAGGTGCTGAATTAATTGATATTCTTGATATTGCTAAAAGTACAAAAGAAGATATTGAAGCATACGATTTTCTGATGTTTGGTATCCCAACTTGGTATTATGGCGAATCTCAAGCAGATTGGGACGATTTTATGCCAACATTGAAAGAAATTGATTTTAACGGTAAAGTTGTCGCCATTTTCGGTTGTGGAGATCAGGAAGATTACGCAGAATATTTCTGCGATGCAATGGGCACAGTGCGTGATGTTATTGAGCCAAACGGTGCGGTTATTGTCGGACACTGGCCAACTGAAGGCTATAACTTTGAAGTCTCTCAAGCATTAGTTGATAATACGACTTTCGTCGGTCTTTGTATTGATGAAGATAGACAACCAGAATTAACAGCTGATCGAGTCAATAAATGGTGTGCACAGCTAAAAGAAGAAATGTGCTTAGACCAACTTGCATAAGGTTTTAGGTAAAGATAATTAGGTGGCAGATATGTCTGAAGTAAATATTAAACGTTTAAAAGAGGTTGGCTTAAAAGTTACCGAGCCTCGCTTGACTATCCTTGCATTAATGCAAGATATCCGTGATGAAATGCAGCATTTTGCAGCGGAAGATATTTATAAAATCCTGTTAGAAAAAGGCTCAGATATTGGTTTGGCAACTGTTTATCGTGTATTAAACCAATTTGAAGAAGTGGGTATTTTAACTCGTCATAATTTCGATGCAAACAAAGCGGTATTTGAATTAAATATGAACCACGAACATGATCACATCATCTGTATGGATTGCGGTAAAGTATTTGAATTTAAAGATCCTGATATGGAGCGTCGCCAACGTGAAATTAGTGAAAAGCACGGAATGGAATTAACTAACCATAGCTTATATCTCTACGGTAAATGTAGCAATTTGACCAACTGTGATGAGAAAAAATAAAAGTTCTTATTTAACTTGATTATACTATTACCGAAGTCCTCTTTTTGGGGCTTCGGTATTGTTCTATATAGGTTTCGCTAATTTAATAGTATGATGGAAAAACAAACACAGAATGTAATGGATGCCAAAATTAGGCAGCCTCGCAAAATATCGCCTTTTTGGATCTTGCCGATTGTTGCTTTTATTATTGGTGCCTTACTTTTTTTCCAAATTTTAAAAGAACAGGGTGAAACAATCTCAATCCGATTTGCCAAAGGTAA is a genomic window containing:
- the ybfE gene encoding LexA regulated protein, whose product is MAKQDSDCITLDLFATVPKIGRPRTNPLDREQQIRINKRNQLKRDKSSGLKRVELKLHSDLVKFLEEQAAKQGVSRGQLIEIILNNYIKNR
- a CDS encoding oxidoreductase, with amino-acid sequence MSNIHLAIASDFTLAEKLLEALEHKNVAIEKISAVELEPFGEEQNLRLGAKAIAQYALDEVNWAEFTHILFAGKMAQAEVLAEAVKAGCVILDLYGITALISDVPVVVPSVNDENVVNLRERNIIALANPQVSQLALALKPLLAQPLNRVFVTSLLPAAYFGDEKVKELAGQTARLLNGIPFGENAERIAFDVVPANVQGEEKNLPFSKAFELQLAKVLPNLTACTTFHCVQVPVFYGVSQMVSIQSEYQLDAENISAEWKAADWIHFNENSVMTAVEYGENEERNALEISQLLAKSEQEIQFWSVADEQRFSLAFLSIELLKLVLEY
- the fur gene encoding ferric iron uptake transcriptional regulator, whose translation is MSEVNIKRLKEVGLKVTEPRLTILALMQDIRDEMQHFAAEDIYKILLEKGSDIGLATVYRVLNQFEEVGILTRHNFDANKAVFELNMNHEHDHIICMDCGKVFEFKDPDMERRQREISEKHGMELTNHSLYLYGKCSNLTNCDEKK
- the fldA gene encoding flavodoxin FldA; this translates as MAVVGLFYGSDTGNTENISKMIQKNLGAELIDILDIAKSTKEDIEAYDFLMFGIPTWYYGESQADWDDFMPTLKEIDFNGKVVAIFGCGDQEDYAEYFCDAMGTVRDVIEPNGAVIVGHWPTEGYNFEVSQALVDNTTFVGLCIDEDRQPELTADRVNKWCAQLKEEMCLDQLA